One stretch of Chroococcidiopsis sp. CCMEE 29 DNA includes these proteins:
- a CDS encoding transposase family protein — translation MLVEFETGRVICTSVDTGRVHDFKLLKRSRLPFVPSQLCLADKGYQGFGKRHRGACLPTNKPRNQPLPEAGKQHNRALARLRVRVEHVIRRFKIFRIFSGRYRNRTRRFGLRLNLIAGLLNYELAHAA, via the coding sequence TTGTTAGTAGAGTTTGAAACCGGAAGAGTGATTTGTACATCTGTAGACACGGGCAGAGTGCATGATTTCAAACTGCTCAAACGTAGTCGTTTGCCCTTCGTGCCATCTCAGCTGTGCTTGGCAGATAAAGGATATCAGGGCTTCGGCAAACGGCATCGGGGAGCTTGTTTGCCTACAAACAAGCCACGCAACCAACCGTTACCAGAGGCGGGAAAGCAACACAATCGTGCTTTGGCACGGCTGCGGGTTCGAGTCGAACACGTCATCCGTCGCTTCAAGATTTTCCGCATTTTCTCTGGACGCTATCGTAATCGCACAAGACGTTTTGGCTTACGCTTGAATTTGATTGCTGGTCTGCTGAACTACGAACTGGCACATGCTGCTTGA
- a CDS encoding transposase family protein encodes MEDQLLVTLEYWREYRSQFHIATSWGLHETTVGRIVRKVEDLLIKCGKFRLPSKRALYQPGWEWKVMVVDVGEIEIERPKKTKTILQWQATLPYAQGTVVSRV; translated from the coding sequence GTGGAAGACCAACTATTAGTAACTTTAGAGTATTGGCGTGAATACCGCAGCCAGTTTCACATTGCTACAAGTTGGGGACTGCACGAAACTACGGTAGGGCGGATAGTCAGGAAAGTCGAAGACTTGTTAATCAAATGTGGCAAGTTCCGCTTACCTAGTAAGCGCGCCTTATATCAGCCAGGGTGGGAGTGGAAAGTCATGGTAGTGGATGTGGGTGAAATAGAAATCGAACGCCCGAAAAAAACAAAAACTATACTACAGTGGCAAGCAACATTGCCATACGCTCAAGGCACAGTTGTTAGTAGAGTTTGA
- a CDS encoding IS1 family transposase: MLATLNTDTVIVTVQRAEIEREKEEKTEDTKRKAEVDEMQSFVGKKENQRWLWHAIDHCTGEILAYVLGSRQDEVFLKLKKLLEPFGIKKFYTDGLKTYERHLPVEMRQVSKYKMQRIERKHLTFRTRIKQLARKTICFSKSIQMHDLVIGLFINKYEFGVEI; the protein is encoded by the coding sequence GTGTTAGCAACGCTTAACACAGATACAGTGATTGTAACAGTACAGCGAGCCGAGATTGAGAGAGAAAAAGAAGAGAAGACAGAGGACACAAAGAGGAAAGCTGAGGTCGATGAAATGCAAAGTTTTGTCGGAAAAAAGGAAAATCAGCGCTGGTTGTGGCATGCAATAGATCACTGTACCGGAGAGATATTAGCTTATGTGCTAGGCTCGCGACAAGATGAAGTATTTTTGAAATTAAAAAAGTTGCTAGAGCCTTTTGGAATCAAAAAATTTTATACAGATGGTTTAAAAACTTACGAAAGACATCTTCCAGTGGAGATGCGGCAAGTGAGTAAATATAAGATGCAGAGGATTGAGAGAAAGCATTTGACATTCAGAACAAGAATCAAACAATTAGCAAGGAAAACAATTTGCTTCTCTAAATCGATTCAAATGCATGATTTAGTGATTGGGCTATTCATTAACAAGTATGAATTTGGGGTAGAGATTTAA
- a CDS encoding IS1-like element transposase translates to MAIIPVRCPHCHGCDLSKFGKTRTGKQRYACNNRECPYHTFTLEPHAYPGRRQEVKAQIVDMAVNGSGIRDTARVLGVSTSTVIHELKKRRKTRERESSSVSNA, encoded by the coding sequence ATGGCTATTATTCCTGTTCGTTGTCCTCATTGTCACGGATGTGACCTCTCTAAATTTGGTAAAACTCGGACAGGCAAGCAAAGATACGCTTGTAACAATCGTGAGTGTCCTTACCACACTTTTACTTTAGAACCTCACGCTTATCCTGGTCGTCGTCAAGAAGTTAAAGCACAAATTGTGGACATGGCTGTCAATGGAAGTGGAATCCGGGATACGGCAAGAGTTTTAGGGGTTAGCACCTCTACAGTTATTCATGAATTAAAAAAAAGAAGAAAGACTAGAGAGCGTGAATCATCAAGTGTTAGCAACGCTTAA